In a genomic window of Amblyomma americanum isolate KBUSLIRL-KWMA chromosome 4, ASM5285725v1, whole genome shotgun sequence:
- the LOC144129627 gene encoding uncharacterized protein LOC144129627, which yields MAHHQLPEYDDQSDNWKAYITKVEAYFEATGVSDSGKKRALLVAALSTRTVQVLSGQVAPRKPNTLTYEEAVKVLDAYFDPKRHEITESYRFFNRCQLEGSSHTPAMHAVLSEFKDVFSPELGLIDGHPVHLKLKEGAMPKFYHQPLVGLLKADRPTAALAAARIQRWALYLGGFRYQLQYSPGPANEADEWLLPLPEATVYARNFGRGEKWTPGIVESTTGYRMVSIRTPAGSVRRHVDQVRDRDRLVKTKKRQNETREQGATLNPSDHPKPCGALHVKENQYSDFTIKEEEML from the exons ATGGCTCATCATCAACTACCGGAATACGATGACCAGTCCGACAACTGGAAGGCCTACATCACGAAGGTAGAAGCTTATTTTGAGGCAACTGGCGTCAGCGACTCGGGAAAGAAGAGGGCGTTGCTGGTAGCAGCATTGAGTACGCGCACCGTGCAAGTGCTCTCAGGACAGGTTGCACCGAGGAAGCCAAACACGCTGACGTACGAGGAAGCAGTCAAAGTTTTGGATGCCTACTTCGACCCCAAGCGTCATGAAATAACGGAGAGCTATCGGTTCTTCAATCGCTGCCAGTTGGAAG GAAGCAGCCATACCCCCGCCATGCATGCCGTCCTGTCAGAGTTCAAAGACGTCTTCAGCCCCGAGCTGGGCCTAATTGACGGACACCCTGTTCATCTGAAGCTCAAGGAAGGCGCCATGCCGAAATTTT accaccagccGCTCGTGGGCCTGCTGAAGGCGGATCGACCAACTGCAGCATTGGCAGCCGCCAGAATACAGCGCTGGGCGCTGTACTTAGGCGGATTCCGCTATCAGCTTCAATACTCTCCTG GGCCAGCGAACGAAGCAGACGAGTGGCTACTGCCATTGCCTGAAGCTACCGTGTACGCCCGCAACTTCGGAAGGGGTGAGAAATGGACTCCAGGAATTGTAGAGTCTACAACAGGCTATCGGATGGTGAGCATTCGAACACCAGCCGGATCAGTAAGACGACATGTTGACCAGGTGCGGGACCGGGACCGTTTGGTAAAGACCAAGAAGCGGCAAAACGAGACTCGAGAACAG GGAGCAACGCTGAACCCGTCAGATCACCCCAAGCCTTGCGGCGCTTTACACG